The window TGGGTAGGTGGTTAGGTATTTAGTTGGGAGGGAATAGGTGTGGGGCTTATTATTTAAGATCCGGCCCCTCCCTCACCTTGACCCGGAAGCGGATGAGTGCTAGCCTCACGCAGTGGCTCAGGCAGGCCGGTGGCAGGAACCAGGCCCGCGGTGGAGGGGTGCCCTTGTTGCCCACGTGTCCCACGATCAGTTGCGCTGTCTGCCGCTCGGCCTGGCACCGACGGCCCCACTCGGCCAGCCGGTCCTTGCCCAGGCCCCCCGGGAACATGACCACGAGCTCCAGGCCGTCGCCGCCAGGATAGGCACAAGCCTGGCACAGCGCTGACAAGTAGCCCAGCATGGCGTTCCATTGGCCGCCACACACCCAATCCGTCTGGTAGCCGCCATAGAGCCGCGGCAGCGCCGAGCCGGCGTCCACCAGCACCCGAGCCCCGGGCAGCGGagggggcggcggcggcagcggagGGTGCAGCCCGGGCTGCGCCTGGCCATGATGGTGGAAGTGGTGAGCGGGGTGATGGTGCCGAGTCGGCCCCGCGCCCCCGGAGTAGGCACCCAAGGCAGCGGGCGGAAGCGGCGGTTGCAGAGGCACGGAGCCCCTGGCGGCGCGTGGAGCCCCGGGCGCTAGGGCTGCCGTCGGCGGCAGCGGGCGGTGcaagtgctgctgctgctgctggcgcGAGACCGTGCGCGCGAGTTTTAGGAGGTCCACGGGCACCACGGCCCCGGGACAGCGCTTCTCCAGGAACTCTTGGAAGCCCTGGACACCCATGCTTCGTCGGTGGGCAGACGCGATAGCGGCTGCGCGAGCAGGCTAGGCGACGATCTGGGCGCGAAGCTGGGGGCGGGCGCGTGCGCACTCCGCGGGGGGCGAGGGGGGGGCGGGAAAAGGATTCCCGAGGGGAGGGGTGAGGAAGCGAGGGAATgagggcggggaggggaggagacCACAAATTGGATTTGggtagagagaaggggagaggcaGACCGGACCCGGGAGAGGCTGGGAGAATAAAAGCGAGGATGGGCTCTAgtcacttctcttttttctcctttccggCCGCTCTTCTTCCCGCTTTAGAAGGGGTGAAGCCTCTTCCTTCCACCTCCGGGAGCCATGTTGCCTCGTCTTCTCGGTGGTACACGCTTTCTAGCTGGAGGAAGGGGAGCgaggaggggcggggcggggcggggagagGGGCATCTTGGTAGTTGTAGTCTTCTCTATGGCCTTGGGATATAGTCGAGGAACCAGACTACCACCCTTCTCAGCCCTTGTGCTCACAGGGTCACAGGAAGCGGGGCGTGATGATGAGTGTTTAGGAGTTGCACTCCAACTCCTTGCATCCCACTGAGTTGCTTAGGTTATTTACTGCTTTTTCCTGGAAAAAGAGTTTTGGGGGATGGATTGATGCATCATGGGAATGGAAGTTAGAGTGGATTGACTGAATTCAGCTAAAGTGAGCTAAAACTCCCCAGGAGGGAGGATTTTCCCCTTAGTGGAAAGATAATATTTAAAGAGCTGTTGGTCCCAATTAAGAAAGACGTAactggtcgggcgcggtggctcacgcctgtaatccctccaaggcgggcagatcacgaggttaggagatcgagaccatcctgagcaacatggtgaaaccccgtctctactaaaaatacaaaaattagctgggcgtggtggcacgtgcctgtaatcccagctactggggaagctgaagcaggagaatcgcttcaacctgggaggcggaggttgcagtgagccaagatcatgtcactgtactccagcctggtgacagagccagactccgtctcaaaaataaataaataaataaataagaaacttaCATTATTTACTTGCCTAAGGCAATGCAGAGACAGAGTTAAATCGAATATCCTTGCCCTCAGCATCTCTTTGGGCAGGGAGATAATTACCAACACAAATTACATTACAAATTGTACCTTTTTGGTACTCCCAGATCCACTATGTCCTATGGTTAGGGCCTTTGGTTTCCAAACTTCATTGTGTTTTAGTCTGTCGGGAGCTTTTCTAAATAGCTGCAAGGGCTCTAATTTCAGATGTATGGAGTCataatcttttgaaaaatgtattttcaacaCACTGAGATGAAACAGATGCAGTGCCTGTCTTCTTTCTGGCTTTTAGGGCCGGCCCACTCTTTCAGCAGGAATAGAGCAGAAAACAAGATCTGAAATGAGTAGTAGCCAGATCTGGCTTGGAACTTACTGGAAGGTGGGAGATAATGGCAGGCAGAGTTAGAATGCAGAAGTGCAGAACCCAAGAGTGATCAGGATGAATGAGATAGGGGAATACTCTATTAGgatgcaaaagcaaaaaaacttCAAGCTacataaaagaaattataaaatagtggAGATGGAACAAGCCAGATTGTCAAAGAATAAGTAGATGGCAAGGCAGTGTACATAGTTAACTCTTGAAAGCAAGCAGTGAAAGGAGAGAGCAGTGGCTTGAAGGGATGAAGGATGGAAGGAATGGAGGTTTTTTAGTATAATGGACACCTATGGGACTGTCTGCCCAGCCCCTCTTTTCCGGGAATTgaccctcccccttcccccatttATAGGGTTATGGCAAAAACTGTCGTGTTCCTATAACCATAGCTTACTGGGTCAGAGGTGGGCAGCTAATCCAACCTGGGGCAATCAAAATCTCATTTTCTAGAAATTTGGAATTGGACAAGAGATATCAGCTTTTCTCTAAGTGTAAAGGTTGGAAGCTGTCAACCAATTTTCCCACCAGAGGGACAGA of the Pongo abelii isolate AG06213 chromosome X, NHGRI_mPonAbe1-v2.0_pri, whole genome shotgun sequence genome contains:
- the FAM120C gene encoding constitutive coactivator of PPAR-gamma-like protein 2 isoform X4, which produces MGVQGFQEFLEKRCPGAVVPVDLLKLARTVSRQQQQQHLHRPLPPTAALAPGAPRAARGSVPLQPPLPPAALGAYSGGAGPTRHHHPAHHFHHHGQAQPGLHPPLPPPPPPLPGARVLVDAGSALPRLYGGYQTDWVCGGQWNAMLGYLSALCQACAYPGGDGLELVVMFPGGLGKDRLAEWGRRCQAERQTAQLIVGHVGNKGTPPPRAWFLPPACLSHCVRLALIRFRVKQAAML